The DNA sequence tagatgcatctattctaatgtcgaggcgttcggctcaCTTCACAAGAAGAGGGAATACTTATGAACATCTGATTATAAAAGCTATTTCAAGGCTAATACACAGTGAAGCGAAATTTcgattaacggtcaagtaaccctccaaaactcaagtaagtaaaATTCGGTCTTCTCAAATTTCTTATCAAGTtacaatataatttaggcactttaattaacaagtagagtgcaaacattAGAGGTATTGCATAATTTGGGTCGTAAACTACCCGGatttaagcataattagtagctacacatGGACTTTCTTCacttcgtgtgtacgtagcccccacaattagaatcaaatagcaatttaattcacctataggataaatttcctcttacaaggttaggcaagagacttaccacATCTCTAAGCTCACTTTCCCgcctcaaattcactctaaggaCCCAACTTGGTACCGaataatccgaaactagtcaaatattatataaaataatcaatatacgctcaagagttaataatttagctatctgagtaattacccaactcgaatttaaagattcttaaaattcacatCGGACCCACGTGCCCGTATTCAGGAAATGTTTGAAGATAAATGctactcataacctcacgaacttaaatctataatttttatccaattctataaccattttcgtggtcaaatatcatttttatcaaaacctagatttttctactaaactcataatttttcacaattttacatgttaatatctgcccataatctatgtatttaacttatattgggtaggaattacttaccttcaatagttaGGTGGaaacccctctctaagaagctccaaatatctcccaagaagtgaaataaatgaaccaaaatggcctaagtcctgcCTTAAATGAACCCCACTGCTTCCAGCATTTTTCTCACCTACGATGCCTCTGCCGCACCTTCggctccgcttttgcggacaaaatCTTGCAGGCGCGAACCAAGCCCAGGTCCACCTCCTTCACTTTCGCGGACAATGGCTCGCTTCTGCTGCGTCTACGTCGCACATGTGACCTTCCCCTCTTCTGCGATCAAGTCATTCGTACATGCGTGTTCCCAGGTGCAGCTCTTGCTCCGCTTGTGCGATCACCAGCCAGCTAGTGCCTGGCCccttgcaggtgcgattgcaccagaaccctGCTACTTCAGCCTTTCTTCCAAGTTCAAAGGAGTTCCGCGCACCGCCAAAATGGCATCCGAGGCCCtcgaggcctcgtccaaacatacaaacaagttcgaaatcacaaaacggactcgctcgaaccctcggaacacgtgaaataacattaaaactaagGATTACActccaaatcaaaccaaatcaactaatgaacttcaagttcttcaactcactccgaacgcgccgaaccATGCTtaaaactactcggaatgacataaaattttgcgtgcaagtcttaaatcaccatattgAGTTATTCCTAGGCTCGGAATCCAAAACGATCCTTgataataccaaaacctacttcaaaccaaattcaaAGAACTTGAAAAGGATTCAATGTGCCAATCTTCAATATTAAGCGTTGAAACgttcctgggtcatccaaaacccgatccgaacatacgcccaagtccaaaatcatcatacgaacctattggaatcgtcaaatcccgatccagaagtcgtttactaaaaatgttgacccaagtcaaacttttAAGCCAAATATTAaaaaactaagtgttccgatttcaacccgaacccttccaaacccgatctaaccatccccgcaagtcatataacagtaaaagcacatgcggggagtcttatttaaaggaacgaggttctagaaagcaaaacgactagtcgggtcgttacattctccacctcttaaacaaacattcgtcctcgaaggggtctagaatcgtacctggagtgccgaataagtgtggatatctgctccccATGTCATCCtgggtctcccaagtcgcctcttcgactgGTTGACtcctccattgaacctttaccACAGAAATCGTTTTatacctcaactggcgaacatgtcagtcaacaatggcaactggctcctcctcataacccaggctctcatctaactgaactgtgatgtagtctaacacatgcgacctgtcggcatgatacttctggagcatagatacgtggaagactggatgaactccctatagactgggaggcaaaacaatctcataagcaacctcccaaactcccctcaacacctcaaatggacctataaacctttggctcaacttgcccttcttcccgaatctcatgattcccttcatcggcgagactttcaagagaaccttcttgcccaccataaatgataaatcatgcaccgtcttatccgcgtaactcttctgtctgaacAGTGTTGTAccaagtcgctcctaaatcaactttaccttttctaaggcatccttcaccaaattagtaccatataacttagcctcgctaggctcaaaccatccgatgggcgaacgacatcgccgaccatacaaagcctcaaatggagccatatcGATGTtgtactgataactgttgttgtaagcaaactaagccaaaggcaagaatcgatcacACTGCCCTCCGaattcaatcacacatgctctaagcATATTCTCCAAGATCTGAATCGTCTGCTCTGACTAcccgtcggtctacggatgaaaggttgtattGAGCTCTACCCGGTTTCCCAACTCACTCTTTATTgacctccagaaatgcgaagtaaactgaggacctctatctgatatgatggaaacaggcacactatgtaatcgaacaatctcctgaatgtaaatctgggccaatctctcggAAGAATATGTGGTCACGACCgaaatgaagtgtgctgacttggtcaacctatcaacaattacccaaactacatcaaacttcctcaaggtccaaggcagcccaactacgaagttcatagtgatgcgctcccatttctactcaggtataaccatctgctggagtaggccacctggactctgatactcatacttaacttgttggcaatttaggcacctcgctacatactcaactatgtccttcttcatccgccgccaccaataatgttgcctcaggtcgcgatacatcttcgtagcacctggatgaatagaataccgagaactgtgtgcctcctataAAATCTTATCCCTCAACCCAtcgacattagggacacatagacgaccctggagttgAAGAACACCATCTTCATTGATAGTAACCTACTTGGAACCACTCTATAGTATTGTCTTCCTCATAACCAATAAGTGCGGATCGTCATACTGGCGAGCGTCGATCTtttcgaatagtgaagactgagcgacaacgcatgcaagaactcgattgggtctgaaatatctaacctcacaagtctattagccaaggactgaatatccaaagctagtggcctctcctctactgaaatgaatgctAAACtatccatactctccgcctttctgctcaaagcatccgcaaccacattcgccttgcccggatgataaaggatggtaatatcataatatctcagtaactcaagccacatgcgctgcctcaaattgagatccctctgcttgaacaaatgttgaaagctgcgatgatcggtgtaaacctcacatggcaccctataaagataatgcctccagatcttaagagcatgaactatcgcggccaactccaaatcatgaatggGGTTTTtttttctcgtggggcttcaactgacgtgaagcatatgcaataaccaacccctcctacatcaatacacaacccaggcaaACACGTGAAgagtcgcaatacacagtatacatacCTGAACCAGAATGCAATACTAATGCTGGTGTTGAagtcaaggcggtcttgagcttctgaaagttcacctcacaatcatcggaccatcggaacggagcacccgtctgggtcaatctagtcgaAGGTGCTGCAagagatgagaagccctccacaaatcaacgataataaccttctaaacccaagaagctcctgatctcggtcgttatggtaggacgaggccaactctgaactgcctcgatcttcttgggatctaccttaataccctcgcctaatAGAACATTCCCCAATAATGctacagaatctaaccaaaactcacacttggagaacttagcatatagcttatgttcccgcaaagtctgaagcaccactctcaaatgctactcgtgctcctccatgctacacgAGTagaccaaaatgtcatcaatgaaaacaatgTCAAACGAGTCAATATACGGCCTGAACGCCCacttcatcaaatccatgaatgccgcgaggcgttagttaaaccgaaggacatcactagaaactcatagtggccatatctagtccggaatgccgtcttcggaacatccgaatcacgaatcttcaactgatggtaccctgatctcaagtcgatcttagagaacactctggcacactgtaactggtcaaataaattatcaatacgcgacaacgggtacttgttcttgatggtaactttgttcagctggcgataatcaatgcatattcgcatagtcccatctttcttcttcacgaataacactGGTATTgcccaaggcgacatactaggtctgacaaacccctttgctagcaactcctcaagttgttcttttaactccttcaactctttcgaagCCATGCAGTACGGtgaaatagagataggctgggtacctagagccaaatcaatacagaaatcgatatcatgatctgatagcatgcctagaagatcagaaggaaacacatcggagaactcccagaccACGGGCACCGAATCAACCGTCGGAGCctctgtagtagtatccaaaacataagctagataagccaaataacccttctcggcCATGTGTCGATCCTTTAGAAAAGAGATAACTCGACTAGATGTACTAACacacgaacccttccactcaaaTCTAAGAAGCCCTGGCATCACCAAAGTAATAGtattggcatggaaatcaaggatggcgtgatatggggacaaccaatccatgctcaggatgacctcaaagtcggtcatatcaagcgaTAAAAgatcctctctagtctcataaccacataaaGTCATGATACAGGATCGAtagacccgatccacaacaacagaattgcccactggagtggacacataaacaggagtactcaaggactcgtGAGGaatacccaggaaatgagcaaacagatatgaaacatatgaatatgtagaccctgtaTCAAAttgtactgaagcatccctaccgcagacaaaaATAATACACATGaacacggcatctgaggccactacatctggtctagctggaaaggcatagaatctGGATGGAGCGCCACCTGGATGGCCTCcatctctaggacggcccctgcccatctgccctccacctctgggcTGCCAGACGGCTGGTGTGGCAGCCGGTGCTATAATCATAGGCTACTGACCCTGTTGCACTGCCGTGCCCCGAAGTCTGGGGCAGAACCTTCTCATATGATCAAGATCCCCATACTCGAAAGAATCACTCGATACAGTGGACTACTGACCT is a window from the Nicotiana tomentosiformis chromosome 10, ASM39032v3, whole genome shotgun sequence genome containing:
- the LOC138900376 gene encoding uncharacterized protein → MIIAPAATPAVWQPRGGGQMGRGRPRDGGHPGGAPSRFYAFPARPDVVASDAVFMCIIFVCGRDASVQFDTGSTYSYVSYLFAHFLGIPHESLSTPVYVSTPVGNSVVVDRVYRSCIMTLCGYETREDLLSLDMTDFEVILSMDWLSPYHAILDFHANTITLVMPGLLRFEWKGSCVSTSSRVISFLKDRHMAEKGYLAYLAYVLDTTTEAPTVDSVPVVWEFSDVFPSDLLGMLSDHDIDFCIDLALGTQPISISPYCMASKELKELKEQLEELLAKGFVRPSMSPWAIPVLFVKKKDGTMRICIDYRQLNKHGGARVAFESGASDFAGT